From Salmo salar unplaced genomic scaffold, Ssal_v3.1, whole genome shotgun sequence, the proteins below share one genomic window:
- the LOC106598954 gene encoding B-cell receptor CD22 isoform X4 — MSKTLTCITTCTLTGNPTYIWYKNGQHLDESTSPQYKYSVYSNYVDSYSCAVKGHEDLHSPAVCVQGQDCSRVTYTKRRICVLKGSTVDISCTYVGYYSTTSTFWFRSDKSTPEDLTSDPGYTGRVKYTGPYRGPFILRITDLREEDSAEYRFTFKTDNFEWGHSFPGTTLSVTGLQVKVTPAAEGQKTLTCITTCTLTDNPTYIWYKNGQRLDEPTSQQYSVNSYYSDSYSCTVKGHEDHHSPAVCVLGESCMNVTYTHHSICALKGSTVDISCFYTHPSWHKVTEVSWFNKWESGVTKDLRQDSEYADRVEYHRQTEKDSTLRITDLRESDSTEYKFRFTTDKARWGYSFHGTTLTVTGTQVEVTPEWRSESKTLSCSTTCPLSNHNPTYIWYKNGQHLDESTSPQYKDPVSSNYEDSYSCAVKGHEDLHSPAVCVQGQICSRVTYTKRRICVLKGSTVDISCTYVGYYSTTSTFWFRSDKSTPEDLTSDPGYTGRVKYTGPYRGPFILRITDLREEDSAEYRFTFKTDYVEWGHSFPGTTLSVTGLQVKVTPAAEGQKTLTCITTCTLTDNPTYIWYKNGQNVQDNSSPMYSISSEDADSYYCAVKGQEDLSSPAVYKPKKTSVSVSPSGEIVEGSSVTLTCSSDANPPVDKYTWYFQNKTFLNGFGQMYNISKFKSKDNGHYHCEAWNGRGSRNSTALMIILPVKQTSVLTAAVGIIVVVLVLILCLSGLMWFRRSTGGSDATADTQSVRPDCNSDTYTGLNMRTMSPDYDTLANVHPDPTSDPNSDMYTPLNMKTRSPEYDTLANVRGISL, encoded by the exons ATGTCGAAGACTCTGACCTGTAtcaccacctgtactctgactggtaaccccacctacatctggtacaagaacggaCAACATCTAGATGAGAGCACCTCCCCCCAGTACAAATACTCAGTCTACAGTAACTATGTAGACAGTTACTCCTGTGCTGTAAAAGGCCATGAGGATCtccactctcctgcagtgt GTGTTCAGGGTCAGGACTGCAGCAGAGTAACTTACACCAAGAGGAGAATCTGTGTcttgaaggggtcaacagtggaCATATCCTGTACTTATGTTGGTTATTATTCCACCACATCAACATTCTGGTTTAGAAGTGATAAGTCGACCCCTGAAGACCTAACCAGCGACCCAGGGTATACAGGTCGTGTGAAGTACACTGGACCATACAGAGGTCCCTTCATcctgagaatcacagacctgagagaggaggactcAGCTGAGTATCGCTTCACTTTTAAAACAGACAACTTTGAATGGGGTCATAGTTTCCCAGGAacaactctgtctgtcacag gtctgcaggtgaaggtgactcctgctgcagagggacagaagacactgacctgtatcactacctgtactctgactgacaaccccacctacatctggtacaagaacggaCAACGTCTAGATGAGCCCACTTCCCAGCAGTACTCTGTCAATAGTTATTATTCAGACAGTTACTCCTGTACTGTAAAAGGCCATGAGGATCAccactctcctgcagtgt GTGTTCTGGGTGAGAGCTGTATGAATGTGACTTACACCCATCATAGTATCTGTGCTTTGAAAGGGTCAACAGTGGACATATCCTGCTTTTACACACATCCCAGTTGGCATAAGGTCACAGAAGTATCCTGGTTCAACAAATGGGAGTCTGGTGTAACTAAAGACCTGAGACAGGACTCAGAGTATGCAGATCGTGTGGAATACCATCGACAAACAGAAAAGGACTCcaccctgagaatcacagacctgagagagagtgaCTCAACTGAGTACAAGTTTAGATTTACAACTGATAAGGCAAGATGGGGGTACAGCTTCCATGGAACAACTCTGACTGTCACAG GTACTCAGGTGGAGGTGACTCCTGAATGGAGATCAGAGTCGAAGACACTGTCCTGTAGTACCACCTGTCCTCTGAGTAACCacaaccccacctacatctggtacaagaacggaCAACATCTAGATGAGAGCACCTCCCCCCAGTACAaagacccagtctccagtaactatgaggacagttactcctgtgctgtaaaaggccatgaggatctccactctcctgcagtgt GTGTTCAGGGTCAGATCTGCAGCAGAGTAACTTACACCAAGAGGAGAATCTGTGTcttgaaggggtcaacagtggaCATATCCTGTACATATGTTGGTTATTATTCCACCACATCAACATTCTGGTTTAGAAGTGATAAGTCGACCCCTGAAGACCTAACCAGCGACCCAGGGTATACAGGTCGTGTGAAGTACACTGGACCATACAGAGGTCCCTTCATcctgagaatcacagacctgagagaggaggactcAGCTGAGTATCGCTTCACTTTTAAAACAGACTACGTTGAATGGGGTCATAGTTTCCCAGGAacaactctgtctgtcacag gtctgcaggtgaaggtgactcctgctgcagagggacagaagacactgacctgtatcaccacctgtactctgactgacaaccccacctacatctggtacaagaatGGACAGAATGTACAAGATAACTCCTCCCCCATGTACTCCATCAGCAGTGAGGATGCAGACAGCTACTACTGTGCTGTAAAAGGCCAAGAGGATCTcagctctcctgcagtgt ATAAACCTAAGAAGacctcagtgtcagtcagtccctctggtgaaatagtggagggcagttcagtgactctgacctgcagcagtgatgccaacccacctgtggacaaatacacctggtacTTTCAAAATAAGACTTTTCTAAATGGATTTGGACAGATGTACAACATAAGTAAGTTCAAGTCTAAGGACAATGGACATTACCACTGTGAGGCCTGGAATGGAAGAGGATCTAGGAACTCTACAGCTCTGATGATCATTTTACCAG TTAAACAGACCTCAGTTCTGACTGCAGCTGTAGGAATCATAGTGGTTGTTCTGGttctcatcctctgtctctctggactCATGTGGTTCAG GAGATCCACAGGAGGAAGTGAtgccacagcagacacacag agtgTCCGTcctgactgtaacagtgacacGTACACAGGTCTGAACATGAGGACCATGTCCCCTGACTACGACACTCTGGCA